A single Pseudomonas sp. MM223 DNA region contains:
- the dddP_2 gene encoding Dimethlysulfonioproprionate lyase DddP (*Name dddP_2) yields MHIGTRPSPAPSLQFRDDSSVTSHVLAPVDCELLAAQAAIDRKALRRYRLGRIRQQLRAHDYGGILLADPINIRYATDTNNLGLWVMHSPSRYVFVPTEGPVVLFEFTSSRHNSEHVETIDEIRPALPWLYFLAGPRVDEKAALWAAEVAELMVRHSGGNRRLAVDRCDPWGAEKLKARGIELFDAQPLMEQARLIKSAEEVTSHRVSMAVCDLAIARMRASLQPGITENQLWSILHGTNVAQGGEWAESRLLSSGQRTNPWFQDATDKVIEAGEMVCFDTDMVGPGGYLSDISRSFVCPGKPVTAAQRELLDIASRQISHNVELLRPGLSFREFAERCWPVPQKYEHNRYMMMLHGVGLVDEYPSVAYAVDFAEWGYDGLFEENMVVSVESYIGERGGREGVKLEEQVLITAQGAVKLSSTPLVDDQRS; encoded by the coding sequence ATGCACATCGGTACCCGACCGAGCCCTGCGCCGTCCTTGCAGTTTCGTGATGATTCCAGTGTAACCAGCCATGTTCTGGCCCCGGTGGACTGCGAGTTGCTTGCCGCCCAGGCCGCGATCGACCGTAAAGCCCTGCGCCGTTACCGCCTTGGCCGCATTCGCCAGCAGCTGCGTGCCCATGACTATGGCGGCATCCTGCTTGCCGACCCGATCAACATCCGCTACGCCACCGACACCAACAATCTCGGCCTGTGGGTCATGCATTCGCCCAGCCGTTATGTGTTCGTCCCAACCGAGGGGCCGGTGGTGCTGTTCGAGTTCACCAGCAGCCGACACAACAGCGAGCATGTCGAAACCATTGACGAGATCCGCCCGGCGCTGCCCTGGCTGTACTTTCTTGCGGGCCCTCGGGTGGATGAAAAGGCCGCGTTGTGGGCGGCAGAAGTGGCCGAACTGATGGTCCGCCACAGCGGTGGCAATCGCCGTCTGGCCGTAGACCGTTGCGACCCTTGGGGCGCAGAAAAACTCAAGGCCAGGGGCATCGAACTGTTCGACGCACAACCCTTGATGGAGCAGGCCCGACTGATCAAGTCGGCCGAGGAAGTCACCAGCCACCGGGTGTCGATGGCCGTCTGCGACCTGGCTATCGCTCGCATGCGTGCAAGCTTGCAGCCAGGCATCACCGAGAACCAGCTGTGGAGCATCCTGCACGGCACCAACGTGGCCCAGGGTGGCGAGTGGGCCGAGAGCCGGCTGCTGAGCTCTGGCCAGCGCACCAACCCGTGGTTCCAGGATGCGACCGACAAGGTCATCGAAGCAGGTGAAATGGTGTGCTTTGACACCGACATGGTAGGCCCCGGAGGTTACCTGTCGGACATCTCGCGCAGTTTCGTCTGCCCCGGCAAGCCAGTGACAGCGGCCCAGCGCGAGCTGCTCGACATCGCCAGCCGGCAAATAAGCCATAACGTCGAGCTGCTGCGCCCGGGGTTGTCGTTCCGCGAGTTTGCCGAGCGTTGCTGGCCGGTGCCGCAAAAGTACGAGCACAACCGCTACATGATGATGCTGCACGGCGTCGGCCTGGTCGATGAATACCCCAGCGTGGCCTATGCCGTGGACTTTGCCGAATGGGGCTATGACGGCCTGTTCGAGGAAAACATGGTGGTATCAGTAGAAAGCTACATCGGCGAGCGCGGTGGGCGCGAAGGGGTGAAGCTGGAAGAGCAGGTGCTGATCACTGCCCAGGGCGCGGTCAAGCTGTCGAGCACACCCTTGGTCGATGACCAGCGGTCTTGA
- the artQ_2 gene encoding Arginine transport system permease protein ArtQ (*Name artQ_2): MSELLSLWAEWFPELWKGFVLSLQVTAISLVLGIGLGLLLALGVSAKGRALRYPALVIVELGRGAPALILLQYFYFGLPSANLTLSAFWAAALALAYCTAAYTSEIIRGGLEAVARGQHEAAEVIGLDRIDALRYVILPQALRVALPSLLGFSIMMFQASSLCFTIALPEIVSRASAIGSSTFQYMPVLVLAGLMYAAVCAPASLGVAALERRLAPGQHASS; the protein is encoded by the coding sequence GTGAGCGAACTACTGAGCCTGTGGGCCGAATGGTTTCCGGAGTTGTGGAAGGGCTTTGTGCTGTCGTTGCAGGTAACCGCCATCAGCCTGGTACTCGGTATAGGGCTTGGCCTGCTGCTGGCCCTGGGCGTCAGCGCCAAGGGCAGGGCGCTGCGCTACCCGGCTCTGGTGATCGTCGAACTGGGGCGTGGTGCACCGGCCTTGATCCTGCTGCAGTACTTCTACTTCGGCTTGCCCTCGGCAAACCTGACGCTGAGCGCGTTCTGGGCCGCGGCACTGGCGTTGGCCTACTGCACCGCGGCGTACACCAGCGAAATCATTCGGGGCGGCCTGGAGGCGGTTGCCCGTGGCCAGCACGAAGCCGCCGAGGTGATTGGCCTGGACCGTATCGATGCACTGCGCTACGTGATCCTGCCCCAGGCCCTGCGGGTGGCACTGCCGTCGCTGCTGGGCTTTTCGATCATGATGTTCCAGGCCTCTTCTCTGTGTTTCACCATCGCCTTGCCCGAAATTGTCAGCCGCGCGTCGGCCATTGGCTCCTCGACCTTCCAGTACATGCCGGTACTGGTGTTGGCGGGGCTGATGTATGCGGCTGTCTGCGCACCGGCAAGCCTGGGGGTGGCCGCCCTGGAAAGAAGACTGGCACCCGGCCAGCACGCAAGCTCCTGA
- the gabP_3 gene encoding GABA permease (*Name gabP_3), with translation MQTHKNNLSHGLKSRHVTMLSIAGVIGAGLFVGSGRAIAEAGPATILAYILAGGLVVLVMRMLAEMAVASPDTGSFSTYADLAIGKWAGYTIGWLYWWFWVLIIPIEANIAATIINSWVPQLEIWVLSLVITLLLTATNLFSVKNYGEFEFWLALVKVVAIVSFIALGVCAIFGLLPGSGVSGVSRLWDTGGFMPNGFGAVLSAMLITMFSFLGAEVVTIAAAESDEAGKHISKATNSVIWRITLFYILSIFIVIALVPWTDPRLAAEGSYFAVLDTLGVSNAKAIIDFVVLTSVTSCLNSSLYTASRMVYSLSRRGDAPACAQVTSRSGTPVVAVLLSTGAAFLAVIANYLVPAKVFGFLMASSGAIALLVYLVIAISQLRLRQRLTAQGKTLGYRMWLFPWLTWGVIVFICSVLVVMLFRPDHRVEVVSTMVLAVLVVCSGLLVTRRRARAVPVGAVGQGV, from the coding sequence ATGCAAACCCACAAGAACAATTTGAGTCATGGATTGAAATCACGGCATGTCACCATGCTGTCCATTGCCGGCGTGATCGGTGCCGGGCTGTTCGTCGGCTCCGGCCGCGCCATCGCCGAAGCAGGGCCGGCCACCATCCTGGCCTATATCCTGGCCGGTGGCCTGGTGGTGCTGGTGATGCGCATGCTGGCCGAAATGGCCGTTGCCTCGCCGGATACCGGGTCGTTTTCCACCTATGCCGACCTCGCCATCGGCAAATGGGCCGGCTATACCATCGGCTGGTTGTACTGGTGGTTCTGGGTGCTGATCATCCCGATCGAAGCCAACATCGCCGCTACCATCATCAATTCCTGGGTCCCGCAGCTGGAGATCTGGGTTTTGTCGTTGGTGATCACCTTGCTGTTGACCGCCACCAACCTGTTCAGCGTGAAAAACTACGGCGAGTTCGAGTTCTGGTTGGCACTGGTGAAAGTGGTGGCTATCGTCAGTTTCATTGCACTGGGTGTTTGCGCAATTTTCGGCCTGCTGCCCGGCTCCGGGGTCAGCGGTGTTTCACGCCTTTGGGACACTGGCGGCTTCATGCCCAATGGTTTCGGTGCGGTGCTGAGCGCCATGTTGATCACCATGTTCTCGTTCCTTGGGGCTGAGGTGGTGACCATCGCTGCCGCCGAGTCCGATGAGGCGGGCAAGCATATTTCCAAGGCCACCAATTCGGTGATCTGGCGGATCACCTTGTTTTATATCCTGTCGATCTTCATCGTCATCGCGCTGGTGCCGTGGACCGACCCGCGTCTGGCCGCCGAGGGTTCCTACTTCGCAGTGCTGGACACCCTCGGTGTGTCGAACGCCAAGGCCATCATCGATTTTGTAGTGTTGACATCGGTGACCAGTTGCCTCAATTCGTCGCTGTATACCGCTTCGCGCATGGTTTACTCGCTGAGCCGCCGCGGTGATGCACCGGCCTGCGCCCAGGTGACCAGCCGCAGTGGCACGCCCGTGGTGGCTGTACTGCTGTCTACCGGTGCAGCGTTTTTGGCAGTGATCGCCAATTACCTGGTGCCTGCCAAGGTGTTCGGCTTCCTGATGGCCAGTTCGGGCGCCATCGCGCTGCTGGTCTATCTGGTCATCGCCATTTCCCAGCTGCGCCTGCGCCAGCGCCTGACCGCACAGGGCAAGACCCTGGGTTACCGCATGTGGCTGTTCCCGTGGCTTACCTGGGGTGTGATCGTGTTCATCTGCAGCGTGCTGGTGGTGATGCTGTTCCGTCCAGACCACCGCGTGGAAGTGGTGTCGACCATGGTGCTGGCGGTGTTGGTGGTATGTTCCGGCTTGCTGGTCACGCGTCGACGGGCGCGCGCGGTGCCGGTTGGCGCCGTAGGGCAGGGCGTTTGA
- the hemB gene encoding Delta-aminolevulinic acid dehydratase (*Name hemB) yields MSNQFPSVRPRRLRQNESLRTIFQETEFRLEDLILPIFVEEGIDDFVPITSMPGVNRIPEKLLAQEIERYARAGIKSVMTFGVSHNLDATGSDTWNENGLVARMSRICKDTVPEMVVMSDTCFCEYTSHGHCGVLHDHGVDNDATLANLGKQAVIAAAAGADFIAPSAAMDGQVQAIRSALDGAGFHDTAIMAYSTKFASSLYGPFREAGGTALKGDRKSYQMNPMNRREAVRESLLDEQEGADVLMVKPAGAYLDVIADIRAASRLPLAAYQVSGEYAMIKFGGLAGAIDEGRVVRESIGAIKRAGADLILTYFAMDLAREGI; encoded by the coding sequence ATGTCCAACCAATTCCCGTCCGTTCGTCCACGCCGCCTGCGCCAGAACGAGTCCCTGCGCACGATCTTCCAGGAAACCGAATTCCGCCTGGAAGACCTGATCCTGCCGATCTTCGTCGAAGAGGGCATCGATGACTTCGTGCCGATCACCAGCATGCCTGGGGTCAACCGCATCCCTGAGAAACTGCTGGCCCAGGAAATCGAGCGTTATGCCCGTGCCGGTATCAAGTCGGTCATGACGTTTGGCGTTTCGCATAACCTGGACGCCACTGGCAGCGATACCTGGAACGAAAACGGCCTGGTCGCGCGCATGTCGCGCATCTGCAAGGACACCGTGCCGGAAATGGTGGTGATGTCCGACACTTGCTTCTGCGAATACACCAGCCACGGCCACTGCGGCGTGTTGCATGACCATGGCGTGGACAACGATGCCACCTTGGCCAACCTGGGCAAGCAGGCGGTCATTGCCGCCGCTGCCGGTGCCGACTTCATCGCCCCGTCGGCGGCAATGGACGGCCAGGTACAGGCCATCCGTAGCGCGCTGGATGGTGCCGGTTTCCATGACACCGCGATCATGGCCTACTCCACCAAGTTCGCCTCGTCGCTGTATGGCCCGTTCCGTGAAGCCGGTGGTACCGCGCTGAAGGGCGACCGCAAGAGCTACCAGATGAACCCGATGAACCGCCGCGAAGCCGTGCGCGAGTCGCTGCTGGACGAGCAGGAGGGGGCTGATGTGTTGATGGTCAAGCCGGCCGGCGCCTACCTTGACGTGATTGCCGACATCCGCGCCGCTTCGCGCCTGCCGCTGGCGGCGTATCAGGTGAGTGGCGAGTACGCGATGATCAAGTTCGGCGGCCTGGCCGGCGCCATCGATGAAGGCCGGGTGGTGCGTGAAAGCATCGGCGCGATCAAGCGTGCCGGTGCCGACCTGATCCTGACCTATTTCGCCATGGACCTGGCCCGCGAAGGTATCTGA
- the ygcS_3 gene encoding Inner membrane metabolite transport protein YgcS (*Name ygcS_3) produces MRSTAQPVMIDDVEINSFHQLLTLRTGLGWVMVGYILSIIGVATLPMSASLQLSGFWQGMIAAMALLGVFAGGFFGGWLTDRVGRQKLFFVAPAIVMLASVGMLWVQDPLTLSVLRLLCGLAVGIEYTAAGSLLTEFIPQKSRGSRLSLLTVLWFVGAALAYIAGNFMLADAGPEQWRTVMASPAIIAGLLLLVRLGTPESPRWLLSKGRRTEAEQVIRKVYGQGFSLRNISDDSASGQTMSFIGALRAGYGKRILFVVMFWACAVIPLFAVYAFVPKLFQALQLTGNLAALGSMGITLILVLGCIIATWLINYLGRRTIILHSFLWSGLALLGLGLFPDAQGWVVLSLFGAYALFIGGAQVLEFVYPNELFPTEIRAFAVGMGASLAAFEPAIGTWLVPISLEHYGIANTMFAAAAITMMGLAVSLVLAPETKSMSLQEAAAL; encoded by the coding sequence ATGCGTTCCACTGCCCAACCCGTCATGATCGACGACGTTGAAATCAACAGCTTCCATCAACTGCTCACCCTGCGTACCGGGCTGGGCTGGGTGATGGTCGGTTACATCCTCAGCATCATCGGCGTCGCCACCCTCCCCATGTCCGCTTCGCTGCAACTGAGCGGCTTCTGGCAAGGCATGATCGCTGCCATGGCCCTGCTTGGCGTATTCGCAGGGGGCTTCTTCGGCGGTTGGCTAACCGACCGCGTGGGCCGACAGAAGCTGTTTTTCGTCGCCCCGGCTATTGTCATGCTGGCCTCGGTCGGCATGCTGTGGGTGCAGGATCCGCTGACCTTATCGGTACTGCGCCTGCTGTGCGGGCTTGCAGTCGGCATCGAGTACACCGCCGCCGGCTCGCTGCTGACCGAGTTCATTCCGCAGAAATCCCGGGGGTCGCGGCTGTCGCTGCTGACGGTGTTGTGGTTCGTCGGTGCCGCGCTGGCCTACATTGCCGGCAACTTCATGCTGGCCGACGCCGGCCCCGAGCAATGGCGTACAGTCATGGCTAGCCCGGCCATCATTGCCGGCTTGCTGTTGCTGGTCCGCCTGGGCACACCCGAGTCGCCGCGCTGGCTACTGAGCAAAGGCCGACGCACAGAGGCCGAGCAGGTGATCCGCAAGGTGTATGGCCAGGGTTTCTCGCTGCGCAACATCAGCGATGACAGCGCCTCGGGCCAAACCATGTCGTTCATCGGCGCCCTGCGCGCCGGCTACGGCAAGCGCATCCTGTTCGTGGTGATGTTCTGGGCCTGCGCGGTCATCCCGCTGTTTGCCGTGTATGCCTTCGTGCCCAAGCTGTTCCAGGCGCTGCAGTTGACCGGCAACCTGGCGGCCTTAGGCTCGATGGGCATTACCCTGATCCTGGTGCTTGGCTGCATCATCGCCACCTGGCTGATCAACTACCTGGGCCGGCGCACCATCATCCTCCACAGTTTCCTGTGGTCGGGGCTGGCGCTGCTGGGGTTGGGACTGTTCCCGGATGCACAAGGCTGGGTAGTGCTGTCGCTGTTCGGTGCCTACGCGCTGTTCATCGGCGGTGCCCAGGTGCTGGAGTTCGTCTACCCGAACGAGCTGTTCCCCACCGAAATCCGCGCTTTCGCGGTGGGTATGGGTGCCTCGCTGGCGGCGTTCGAGCCGGCCATCGGCACCTGGCTGGTGCCGATTTCGCTGGAGCACTATGGCATTGCCAACACGATGTTCGCCGCCGCGGCTATCACCATGATGGGGCTGGCGGTGTCGTTGGTACTGGCACCGGAGACCAAATCGATGAGCCTGCAGGAAGCGGCAGCCTTGTAA
- the yecS_3 gene encoding L-cystine transport system permease protein YecS (*Name yecS_3): MNDILLMLLAGVPWTLGVTVCAFATGVVLGFPLCALRMAKVRGLAALGAAIVMTLRSIPPIVWLFFIFFGIGGGYIALSPFVAATVGLGLITAAQMAEVYRGAFAAIPDGQYEAAHVLNLSPAQRFFDVVLPQLTRISIPTAATYAIGLLKDSAVASTLGVADISFQAYQVSQQTFQGLGVYSAAALVYLLLSVPVAMASRWLSGTLQRRISL; the protein is encoded by the coding sequence ATGAACGACATACTGCTGATGTTGCTTGCCGGTGTGCCGTGGACGCTGGGGGTGACCGTGTGTGCTTTCGCGACCGGCGTGGTGCTGGGCTTTCCACTGTGTGCGCTGCGCATGGCCAAGGTGCGCGGGCTGGCGGCGCTGGGGGCTGCCATCGTGATGACCTTGCGCTCGATCCCGCCCATTGTCTGGCTGTTTTTCATCTTCTTCGGCATTGGTGGCGGCTATATCGCCCTGTCACCGTTCGTGGCGGCCACGGTGGGCCTGGGCCTGATCACGGCGGCACAGATGGCTGAAGTGTACCGCGGCGCTTTTGCGGCAATCCCCGATGGCCAGTACGAAGCCGCGCATGTACTCAACCTGTCACCGGCACAACGCTTTTTCGATGTGGTGCTGCCGCAACTGACGCGTATCTCCATCCCTACGGCAGCCACCTATGCCATCGGCCTGCTCAAGGACTCGGCGGTGGCATCGACACTGGGCGTGGCGGACATTAGCTTCCAGGCCTACCAGGTCTCGCAGCAGACCTTCCAGGGGCTGGGTGTGTACAGCGCCGCAGCGCTGGTGTACCTGCTGCTGAGCGTGCCGGTGGCAATGGCTTCGCGCTGGTTGTCCGGCACCTTGCAACGGAGGATCAGCCTGTGA
- the lhgD gene encoding L-2-hydroxyglutarate dehydrogenase (*Name lhgD) produces MYDFIIIGGGIVGMSTAMHLIKVYPDAKILLLEKESGPARHQTGHNSGVIHAGVYYTPGSLKARFCLEGNKATKAFCTQHGIRFDECGKLLVATNALEMQRMKALWERTAANGLERHWLSADELREREPNIVGMGGIFVPSSGIVNYAEVTAAMGAEFQRAGGEIRYGAEVVGLQEQASEVIVRTQRDEFRSRFLVTCSGLMADRVVSMLGLRTEFVICPFRGEYYLLPKQHNQIVNHLIYPIPDPSMPFLGVHLTRMIDGTVTVGPNAVLAMKREGYRKTDVSPSDLFQTLTTPGILKVLAKNFRPGLIEMKNSLFKGGYLKQVQKYCPSITKADLTPYPAGVRAQAVSRDGKLIDDFLFVNTARSVNVCNAPSPAATSAIPIGAYIVEKVCEQVTRAGGSVPKADLAASQRAAS; encoded by the coding sequence GTGTACGATTTCATCATTATTGGCGGTGGCATTGTGGGCATGTCCACGGCCATGCACCTGATCAAGGTGTACCCGGACGCGAAGATTCTCTTGTTGGAGAAGGAGTCCGGCCCGGCCCGCCACCAGACCGGGCACAACAGTGGCGTGATCCACGCTGGCGTGTATTACACCCCCGGCAGCCTAAAGGCGCGCTTCTGCCTGGAAGGCAACAAGGCCACCAAGGCCTTCTGCACCCAGCATGGCATCCGCTTCGATGAGTGCGGCAAGCTGCTGGTAGCCACCAACGCGCTGGAAATGCAGCGCATGAAGGCGCTGTGGGAGCGTACCGCAGCCAACGGCCTGGAGCGCCACTGGCTGTCGGCAGACGAGTTGCGCGAGCGCGAGCCTAATATCGTGGGCATGGGGGGCATCTTCGTGCCGTCCAGTGGCATCGTCAATTACGCCGAAGTCACCGCTGCAATGGGCGCAGAGTTCCAGCGTGCCGGCGGCGAAATCCGTTATGGTGCAGAGGTGGTCGGCCTGCAGGAGCAAGCCAGCGAAGTGATCGTGCGCACTCAGCGCGACGAGTTCCGTAGCCGTTTCCTGGTGACCTGCTCGGGCCTGATGGCCGACCGCGTGGTGAGCATGCTGGGCCTGCGCACCGAATTTGTCATCTGCCCGTTCCGGGGCGAGTACTACTTGTTGCCCAAGCAGCACAACCAGATCGTCAACCACCTGATCTACCCGATTCCCGACCCGTCGATGCCGTTTTTGGGTGTGCACCTGACCCGCATGATCGACGGCACCGTCACGGTTGGCCCTAACGCCGTACTGGCGATGAAGCGCGAGGGTTACCGCAAGACCGACGTCAGCCCCAGCGACTTGTTCCAGACCCTGACCACCCCCGGCATTCTCAAGGTATTGGCGAAAAACTTCCGCCCGGGCCTGATCGAGATGAAAAACTCGCTGTTCAAGGGTGGCTATCTCAAGCAGGTGCAGAAGTACTGCCCGAGCATCACCAAGGCCGACCTCACACCTTACCCGGCCGGCGTGCGCGCCCAGGCGGTGTCGCGCGACGGCAAGCTGATCGACGACTTCCTGTTCGTCAACACCGCGCGCAGCGTCAACGTGTGCAACGCACCGTCGCCAGCCGCCACCTCGGCCATCCCGATCGGCGCCTACATCGTCGAGAAGGTGTGTGAGCAGGTCACTCGTGCAGGTGGCAGTGTCCCCAAGGCGGACTTGGCGGCCAGCCAGCGGGCGGCCAGCTGA
- the tcyC_2 gene encoding L-cystine import ATP-binding protein TcyC (*Name tcyC_2), whose protein sequence is MKPMSVPLRQVPPMPAPEPAFLRLESIHKQFGPYEVLHDVNFEMSKGEVVAIIGPSGSGKSTLLRCINQLEPPTRGRIRLDELDIDAATPLLRADLLKLRRRIGMVFQSFNLFPHMTVLRNVSLAQVRTLGRSQREADARSMQLLERVGLADKAGHYPARCSGGQQQRIAIARALALEPELMLFDEPTSALDPELGLEVLAVMKELAAEGMSMIVVTHEMHFAETVSDRVVVMADGRILEQGPSAQVMRQPRHERVVKFLQAVRDR, encoded by the coding sequence ATGAAACCAATGAGTGTTCCCTTGCGCCAGGTGCCACCCATGCCTGCACCTGAACCCGCATTCCTGCGCCTGGAGTCGATCCACAAGCAGTTCGGCCCGTACGAGGTGTTGCACGACGTCAACTTTGAAATGAGCAAAGGAGAGGTGGTGGCCATTATCGGGCCCAGCGGCTCGGGCAAGAGCACCCTGTTGCGTTGCATCAACCAGCTGGAACCACCGACTCGCGGGCGTATCCGCCTGGACGAGCTGGACATCGACGCCGCCACTCCGTTGCTGCGCGCCGACCTGCTGAAGCTGCGCCGGCGCATTGGCATGGTGTTCCAGTCGTTCAACCTCTTCCCTCATATGACCGTGCTGCGCAATGTCAGCCTGGCGCAAGTCCGTACGCTCGGGCGCAGCCAGCGTGAGGCCGATGCGCGCTCCATGCAGCTGCTGGAACGGGTGGGCCTGGCCGACAAGGCCGGGCATTACCCGGCACGTTGTTCGGGTGGCCAGCAGCAGCGAATCGCCATTGCCCGCGCGCTGGCGCTGGAGCCCGAACTGATGTTGTTCGACGAACCCACTTCGGCGCTGGACCCGGAGTTGGGCCTGGAGGTGCTGGCGGTCATGAAGGAGCTGGCTGCCGAGGGCATGTCGATGATCGTTGTCACCCATGAAATGCACTTTGCCGAGACGGTGTCTGACCGCGTGGTGGTGATGGCCGACGGGCGCATCCTCGAGCAGGGGCCAAGCGCACAGGTGATGCGACAGCCGCGTCACGAGCGGGTGGTGAAGTTTCTCCAGGCCGTGAGGGACCGCTGA
- the stcD_2 gene encoding putative N-methylproline demethylase (*Name stcD_2): MSNDPLLQPYQLKHLTLRNRIITTSHEPAYPEEGMPKQLYRAYHVERAKAGVAMTMTAGSAAISRDSPPVFNNVLAYKDEVVGWMKDLTDECHEHGAAVMIQLTHLGRRTRWDKGDWLPVVSPSHNQEPAHRAFPKRLEIWDIERIVKDYADAAERMQAAGLDGIELQAYGHLMDQFWSPLTNELQNVYGGSLENRLRFTFEVLTAIRQRVGNEFIVGIRYTGDEVLAGGLTKDEGLQVSQLLKNSGMIDFLNVIRGNIATDAGLTDIIPIQGMRNAPHLDFAGEIRSLTGFPTFHAAKIPDVATARHAIAAGKVDMVGMTRAHMTDPHIVRKIIEGREDDIRPCVGANYCLDRIYHGGAAYCIHNAATGRETTMPHEIPKAAHRRKVVIVGAGPAGLEAARVAGERGHEVVVYEVADKAGGQVRLTAQSERRKEMISIIDWRLAQCERLGVTFHYNVWADSQIILDEAPDVVIVATGGLPHTEVLEQGNELVVSSWDIISGDVKPGRNVLVYDDAGDHAALQAAEFIAQSGARTEIMTPDRTFSPEVMGMNLVPYMRALQQLDTTFTVTWRLKAVSRTEQGLLATIGTDYSELRQTRLVDQVVVNHGTRPLDELYFQLCPLSSNEGAVQYLDLIAGRPQALVRRDDGRFQLFRIGDAVASRNTHAAIYDALRLVKDL, from the coding sequence ATGTCCAATGATCCGTTGCTTCAGCCGTACCAACTCAAGCACCTCACCTTGCGTAACCGCATCATTACCACCTCCCACGAACCGGCCTACCCGGAAGAGGGCATGCCCAAGCAGCTGTACCGCGCTTACCATGTGGAGCGGGCCAAGGCCGGCGTGGCCATGACCATGACGGCGGGTTCCGCCGCTATCTCCCGCGACAGCCCACCCGTGTTCAACAACGTACTGGCCTACAAGGATGAAGTGGTCGGCTGGATGAAAGACCTGACCGACGAATGCCACGAACATGGCGCGGCGGTGATGATCCAGCTCACCCACCTGGGCCGCCGTACGCGCTGGGACAAAGGGGACTGGCTGCCGGTGGTATCGCCGTCGCACAACCAGGAGCCTGCGCACCGGGCTTTCCCCAAACGCCTGGAAATCTGGGACATCGAGCGCATCGTCAAGGACTACGCCGATGCCGCCGAGCGCATGCAAGCCGCCGGGCTGGATGGCATCGAGCTGCAGGCATACGGCCACCTGATGGACCAGTTCTGGTCGCCGCTGACCAACGAGTTGCAGAACGTTTACGGTGGCTCGCTGGAAAACCGCCTGCGCTTCACCTTTGAAGTGCTCACGGCCATTCGCCAGCGGGTGGGCAATGAATTCATCGTCGGTATCCGCTACACCGGCGATGAAGTGCTGGCCGGTGGCCTGACCAAGGACGAAGGTTTGCAGGTTTCGCAGCTGTTGAAGAACAGCGGCATGATCGACTTCCTCAACGTGATCCGCGGCAACATCGCGACGGATGCCGGCCTGACCGACATCATCCCGATACAAGGCATGCGCAATGCGCCGCACCTGGACTTTGCCGGCGAAATCCGCTCGTTGACCGGCTTCCCCACGTTCCATGCGGCAAAGATCCCGGATGTGGCCACCGCCCGGCATGCCATTGCCGCAGGCAAGGTGGACATGGTCGGCATGACCCGTGCGCACATGACCGACCCGCATATCGTGCGCAAGATCATCGAAGGCCGCGAAGATGATATCCGCCCCTGTGTCGGCGCCAACTACTGCCTGGACCGCATCTACCATGGCGGCGCTGCCTATTGCATCCACAATGCCGCCACCGGTCGCGAAACCACCATGCCGCACGAGATACCCAAGGCGGCGCATCGGCGCAAGGTGGTTATCGTCGGCGCCGGCCCGGCGGGCCTGGAGGCGGCGCGGGTGGCGGGCGAGCGTGGCCACGAGGTGGTGGTGTACGAGGTGGCTGACAAGGCCGGTGGGCAGGTTCGCCTGACCGCGCAATCGGAGCGGCGCAAGGAGATGATCAGCATCATCGACTGGCGCCTGGCCCAGTGTGAACGCCTGGGTGTGACGTTTCACTACAACGTCTGGGCTGACAGCCAGATCATCCTTGATGAAGCCCCGGATGTAGTCATCGTGGCCACGGGCGGCCTGCCGCACACCGAGGTGCTGGAGCAGGGCAACGAACTGGTGGTGTCGAGCTGGGACATCATCTCCGGCGACGTCAAGCCCGGGCGCAACGTGCTGGTGTACGACGATGCCGGCGACCATGCCGCACTGCAAGCCGCAGAGTTCATTGCGCAGAGCGGCGCACGCACCGAGATCATGACCCCCGACCGCACTTTCTCGCCCGAAGTCATGGGCATGAACCTGGTGCCCTACATGCGTGCCCTGCAGCAGCTCGATACCACCTTCACCGTGACCTGGCGGCTCAAAGCGGTGAGCAGGACCGAACAAGGCTTGCTGGCGACCATCGGCACCGACTACAGCGAGCTGCGCCAGACACGCCTGGTCGACCAGGTGGTGGTCAACCACGGCACCCGGCCACTGGACGAGCTGTATTTCCAGCTGTGCCCGCTGTCGAGCAATGAAGGCGCGGTGCAGTACCTGGACTTGATCGCAGGCCGCCCGCAGGCCTTGGTACGCCGCGACGATGGCCGCTTCCAGCTGTTCCGCATCGGTGATGCGGTGGCCTCACGCAACACCCATGCGGCCATCTATGACGCCTTGCGGTTGGTCAAGGACCTGTGA